A genome region from Populus alba chromosome 3, ASM523922v2, whole genome shotgun sequence includes the following:
- the LOC118046083 gene encoding uncharacterized protein, with amino-acid sequence MEFLFQTIKHCVVNHLAKKPVFSTLEYWLVNNPHILNFSWIQGQTLGASPLFLTLTVFSYLSLTFTLSLVTLPSVGPRFLRFLTAVHNIILLTLSFTMAVGCTLSIILRSPNVDCIVCYPINTPPRGPLFFWSHIFYLSKIFEFMDTLLIILSNSIRRLTFLHVYHHATVVVMCYISLHTSQSLFPGVIVINSSVHVIMYFYYFLCALGIRPKWKRFVTDCQIVQFFSSFAIMAWIFYYHFTGLGCSGIWGWCFDAVFITSLLVLFLDFRSKNYSNKNEAKKNI; translated from the coding sequence ATGGAATTCCTTTTCCAAACAATCAAACACTGTGTTGTGAACCATCTAGCCAAGAAACCAGTTTTCTCGACCCTCGAATACTGGCTCGTGAACAACCCTCATATCCTCAACTTTTCATGGATCCAAGGCCAGACACTAGGAGCCTCTCCACTCTTCCTCACCCTCACTGTCTTCTCCTATCTCTCCCTTACCTTCACCCTTTCACTTGTCACTCTTCCCTCAGTTGGGCCTCGCTTCCTCAGGTTTCTCACAGCCGTTCATAACATTATCCTCCTCACTCTCTCCTTCACCATGGCCGTCGGTTGCACCCTCTCCATTATTTTGCGCTCACCTAATGTGGACTGCATCGTTTGTTACCCTATAAACACCCCACCAAGAGGGCCTCTCTTCTTCTGGTCGCATATTTTCTATCTCTCAAAGATTTTTGAATTCATGGACACGCTCTTGATCATCTTGAGCAACTCCATCAGAAGGCTGACTTTTCTCCACGTGTACCACCATGCAACCGTTGTGGTCATGTGTTACATATCCTTACACACTTCACAGTCTTTGTTTCCTGGGGTGATTGTCATAAACTCTTCGGTGCACGTGATAATGTATTTCTACTACTTCCTGTGTGCATTAGGGATACGTCCCAAGTGGAAAAGGTTTGTCACAGATTGCCAGATTGTGCAGTTCTTTTCAAGCTTTGCGATCATGGCCTGGATTTTTTACTACCATTTCACTGGGTTGGGCTGCTCTGGCATCTGGGGTTGGTGTTTTGATGCAGTGTTCATCACTTCTCTTTTGGTTTTGTTCCTTGATTTCCGTTCAAAGAATTACTCCAACAAAAACGAGGCAAAGAAgaacatataa
- the LOC118046107 gene encoding fatty acid elongase 3-like, translating to MNPILSTLQYWLVNHPKILHFSWTPGQTFGSSYQFLALTVAAYLFLTFLLSRIPLPSSLRRPHILKPITALHSFVLFLLSFIMALGCTLSTISPTARPHFHHIICFPPHTPQSGPLFFWAYIFYLSKILEFVDTLLIILSNSIQRLTFLHVYHHATVVVMCYLWLMTSQSLFPVALITNSLVHVVMYYYYLWSAMGVRPKWKRLVTDCQIVQFVFSFAISGLMLYYHFTGSGCSGIWGWCFNAVFNASLLALFLDFHGRSYANKKAAAHKDKGL from the coding sequence ATGAACCCAATACTCTCTACCCTTCAGTACTGGCTAGTGAACCACCCAAAAATCCTGCACTTTTCCTGGACCCCAGGCCAAACCTTTGGCTCCTCCTACCAGTTCCTCGCCCTCACAGTTGCCGCCTACCTCTTCCTCACATTCCTTCTCTCCCGAATCCCTCTCCCTTCTTCCCTCCGAAGACCCCACATCCTCAAACCAATCACAGCCCTCCACAGCTTCGTCCTCTTCCTTCTCTCCTTCATCATGGCCCTTGGCTGCACCCTCTCCACCATCTCCCCCACCGCCCGCCCACACTTCCACCACATCATTTGCTTCCCTCCCCACACCCCTCAATCCGGGCCTCTCTTTTTCTGGGCCTACATATTCTACCTCTCCAAGATTCTTGAATTTGTCGACACCCTTCTGATCATCTTGAGCAATTCGATCCAACGCCTCACATTCCTCCACGTCTACCACCACGCAACGGTGGTGGTCATGTGCTACTTGTGGCTGATGACTTCACAGTCATTGTTTCCAGTGGCCTTAATCACCAATTCTTTGGTACATGTGGTCATGTACTACTACTACCTGTGGAGTGCAATGGGCGTGAGGCCAAAGTGGAAAAGACTGGTCACTGATTGCCAGATTGTGCAGTTTGTTTTTAGCTTTGCCATATCGGGCTTGATGCTGTACTACCATTTTACAGGATCAGGTTGCTCTGGAATCTGGGGTTGGTGCTTCAATGCTGTTTTCAATGCTTCACTCTTGgctctttttcttgattttcatgGTAGGAGCTATGCCAACAAAAAGGCAGCTGCTCATAAAGATAAAGGGCTATGA
- the LOC118046104 gene encoding methanol O-anthraniloyltransferase, which produces MASSSSSPLRFSVKRREPQLIVPSKPTPHEIKQLSDIDDQQGIRFQFPFVMFYRSHPSMKREDPVKVIKEALGEALVFYYPFAGRIIEGPRSKLLVDCTGEGILFVEADADVTIDQLGDSMHPPFSYIEEFLHDVPGSSGVLGCPLLLVQVTRLACGRFIFAIRLNHTMSDSLGLSKFLNTVGELALGASTPSLLPVWEREILNARNPPRVTCVHHEYEQLTHTETSIVMTLQEHEKDMTHRSFFFGPSELKSIRKHIPPYLQKCSDFEVMASFLWRSRTIALQLDPDEVVRLSVMINVRGKQGLKVPSGYYGNAFAYPTAISKAGLLCQSPLGYAFELVRRLKTQMSEEYIKSAADLMVLNGRPHYTTVWSFLIADVTRVGLGDFDFGWGKAVYGGPIGAPPCTSFHVSGFKNSHGEEGILVPILLPLAIMNRFQQELLSNGIQYPRKIAPKL; this is translated from the exons ATGGCATCATCCTCGTCGTCTCCACTAAGATTTTCCGTCAAACGTCGTGAGCCACAGCTGATTGTGCCATCAAAACCAACACCTCATGAAATAAAACAACTCTCAGATATAGATGACCAGCAAGGTATTCGTTTCCAGTTCCCTTTTGTAATGTTCTATCGTAGCCATCCTTCCATGAAAAGAGAAGACCCTGTCAAGGTTATCAAAGAGGCGTTAGGCGAAGCACTTGTGTTTTACTACCCCTTTGCCGGTAGGATTATAGAAGGGCCTCGTAGCAAACTTCTAGTTGATTGTACCGGCGAAGGGATCTTGTTTGTTGAAGCTGATGCAGATGTAACGATTGACCAACTAGGTGACAGCATGCACCCTCCTTTTTCTTATATTGAAGAATTCCTGCATGATGTTCCTGGATCTTCAGGTGTTCTTGGATGCCCGTTGCTGTTGGTTCAG GTGACTCGTTTGGCTTGTGGGCGATTCATCTTTGCAATACGCCTAAACCACACCATGAGTGATTCGCTTGGGCTGTCAAAATTCTTGAACACAGTTGGAGAATTGGCACTAGGAGCAAGCACACCATCCCTATTGCCTGTGTGGGAAAGAGAGATCTTGAATGCAAGAAACCCACCTCGAGTGACTTGCGTGCACCATGAGTACGAGCAGCTAACACACACAGAAACCTCCATAGTCATGACTTTGCAGGAGCATGAGAAAGATATGACCCATCGCTCCTTCTTTTTTGGCCCTAGTGAATTGAAATCAATAAGAAAGCACATTCCACCCTACCTTCAAAAATGCTCAGACTTTGAGGTGATGGCTTCATTTTTATGGAGATCTCGGACAATCGCTCTTCAACTTGACCCCGACGAGGTTGTTCGTTTATCAGTCATGATCAACGTACGTGGAAAGCAAGGCCTGAAAGTTCCTAGTGGATACTATGGCAATGCTTTTGCTTACCCAACTGCCATTTCAAAGGCTGGACTCTTGTGTCAGAGCCCACTGGGATATGCATTTGAGCTAGTGAGGAGACTGAAGACCCAGATGAGTGAGGAATACATTAAATCAGCTGCAGACCTTATGGTGTTAAATGGGAGACCACATTATACTACAGTTTGGAGCTTCCTTATTGCTGATGTAACTCGTGTTGGACTTggagattttgattttggatGGGGAAAGGCTGTTTACGGGGGTCCAATTGGAGCTCCACCTTGTACTAGCTTCCATGTCAGTGGATTCAAAAATAGTCATGGGGAGGAGGGTATCTTAGTACCCATATTGCTGCCATTGGCAATCATGAATAGATTTCAACAAGAGCTCCTGAGCAATGGCATTCAGTACCCAAGAAAAATCGCACCTAAGCTTTAG
- the LOC118046065 gene encoding methanol O-anthraniloyltransferase, with protein sequence MTLQEHEKDMTHRSFFFGPSELKSIRKHIPPYLQKCSDFEVMASFLWRSRTIALQLDPDEVVRLSVMINVRGKQGLKVPSGYYGNAFAYPTAISKAGLLCQSPLGYAFELVRRLKTQMSEEYIKSAADLMVLNGRPHYTTVWSFLIADVTRVGLGDFDFGWGKAVYGGPIGAPPCTSFHVSGFKNSHGEEGILVPILLPLAIMNRFQQELLSNGIQYPRKIAPKL encoded by the coding sequence ATGACTTTGCAGGAGCATGAGAAAGATATGACCCATCGCTCCTTCTTTTTTGGCCCTAGTGAATTGAAATCAATAAGAAAGCACATTCCACCCTACCTTCAAAAATGCTCAGACTTTGAGGTGATGGCTTCATTTTTATGGAGATCTCGGACAATCGCTCTTCAACTTGACCCCGACGAGGTTGTTCGTTTATCAGTCATGATCAACGTACGTGGAAAGCAAGGCCTGAAAGTTCCTAGTGGATACTATGGCAATGCTTTTGCTTACCCAACTGCCATTTCAAAGGCTGGACTCTTGTGTCAGAGCCCACTGGGATATGCATTTGAGCTAGTGAGGAGACTGAAGACCCAGATGAGTGAGGAATACATTAAATCAGCTGCAGACCTTATGGTGTTAAATGGGAGACCACATTATACTACAGTTTGGAGCTTCCTTATTGCTGATGTAACTCGTGTTGGACTTggagattttgattttggatGGGGAAAGGCTGTTTACGGGGGTCCAATTGGAGCTCCACCTTGTACTAGCTTCCATGTCAGTGGATTCAAAAATAGTCATGGGGAGGAGGGTATCTTAGTACCCATATTGCTGCCATTGGCAATCATGAATAGATTTCAACAAGAGCTCCTGAGCAATGGCATTCAGTACCCAAGAAAAATCGCACCTAAGCTTTAG